In Leptospira stimsonii, a single window of DNA contains:
- a CDS encoding site-2 protease family protein: protein MFLLTFLTLTFQSEFLEIPFLPSQYIKELFFLRLPYSLSLITILLAHEMGHYVAARHYGVKATWPYFIPIPFAPIGTMGAVIRILEPIRNKKQLFDIGIWGPLMSLILSVPCYIIGIYWSSLVPMESLKGNPGVISFGESFFTILVNQWILGPFDPTVQDVWIHPLAQAGWVGLLVTAINLLPFGQLDGGHVIYSVFGEKYRKWIYYLFIGFLLLCFWNFSWLLWGFLIYFIIKVEHPFVPDPVVPLDRFRKIGGLLILFSLVFIFVPSPIQLGTDINRPGLAEELWISLKSVFSGI, encoded by the coding sequence CTGTTTCTCCTTACTTTTTTAACTCTAACTTTTCAAAGCGAGTTTCTTGAGATACCCTTTCTGCCTTCACAATATATCAAAGAATTGTTTTTTCTTAGACTTCCTTATTCGCTCTCTTTGATCACAATTCTACTGGCGCATGAGATGGGTCATTATGTGGCCGCTCGTCATTACGGTGTTAAGGCTACTTGGCCTTATTTTATTCCGATTCCATTTGCTCCGATCGGAACAATGGGAGCCGTCATAAGAATTCTAGAACCGATTCGAAATAAAAAACAACTTTTCGATATAGGAATTTGGGGGCCGTTGATGAGTTTGATTCTTTCGGTGCCTTGTTATATTATCGGGATTTATTGGTCATCTTTGGTTCCCATGGAATCGTTAAAAGGAAATCCCGGAGTCATTTCTTTCGGAGAATCTTTTTTTACCATCCTAGTGAATCAATGGATTTTAGGACCTTTCGATCCGACCGTTCAAGACGTTTGGATTCATCCTCTTGCCCAAGCCGGCTGGGTCGGCTTACTCGTGACGGCGATCAACCTTCTTCCCTTTGGTCAATTGGACGGTGGACATGTAATTTATTCCGTTTTTGGTGAAAAATATCGGAAGTGGATTTATTATCTTTTTATAGGCTTTTTACTTTTATGCTTTTGGAATTTCTCCTGGTTGCTGTGGGGTTTTCTGATTTATTTCATCATAAAGGTAGAACACCCGTTTGTCCCTGACCCGGTAGTTCCTTTGGATCGATTTCGGAAAATCGGCGGTCTTTTGATCTTGTTCTCGCTGGTTTTTATTTTTGTACCGTCGCCGATCCAACTTGGAACTGATATAAATAGACCCGGTCTTGCAGAGGAGCTATGGATTTCACTCAAGTCAGTTTTTTCAGGTATTTAG
- the cysE gene encoding serine O-acetyltransferase, protein MFENIKFIKKYDPAAKSYLEIVLCYPGLHALWFHKVAHLLYRMRLSLIPRMINTFSRFITGIDIHPGAQIANGIMIDHGHGVVIGETATIAKGCLIYQGVTLGGTGKESGKRHPSLQENVVVGAGAKILGNITIGKNVRVGAGSVVMRDVPNDTTVVGIPAKIVRSKMPIGEEGEHMLDHNEIPDPVAKVFSILLERIETLQKEIHSVNHADSGKTLHKSGKDNLEEILDEFIHGGGI, encoded by the coding sequence TTGTTTGAGAATATTAAATTTATTAAGAAGTATGACCCAGCCGCCAAATCGTACCTGGAAATCGTACTTTGTTATCCGGGCCTGCACGCTCTCTGGTTTCACAAGGTGGCACATCTGCTCTATCGGATGAGACTCTCCTTAATCCCAAGGATGATCAATACTTTTTCCAGATTCATAACTGGAATAGACATTCATCCCGGTGCACAAATCGCAAACGGTATTATGATCGATCATGGTCATGGAGTTGTGATCGGAGAAACCGCAACGATCGCAAAAGGATGTCTGATCTATCAAGGTGTGACCTTAGGAGGAACAGGAAAAGAATCCGGGAAACGTCATCCGTCTTTGCAGGAAAACGTCGTTGTCGGAGCTGGTGCGAAGATATTGGGAAATATCACGATCGGAAAAAACGTTCGAGTCGGCGCGGGCTCGGTAGTTATGAGAGACGTTCCCAACGACACGACTGTGGTCGGAATTCCGGCAAAAATCGTTCGTTCCAAAATGCCGATCGGTGAAGAAGGCGAGCACATGCTCGATCACAATGAAATTCCCGACCCGGTCGCAAAAGTTTTCTCCATCCTTCTTGAAAGGATAGAAACTCTCCAAAAGGAAATTCATTCGGTAAACCACGCAGATAGCGGCAAGACCCTTCACAAATCTGGCAAGGATAATTTAGAAGAAATCCTAGATGAATTCATCCACGGTGGCGGAATTTAA
- the mpl36 gene encoding RlpA family plasminogen-binding lipoprotein MPL36: protein MKQIAILVALIIFTSCASVESKRSVSASGDPSEIFFEKEIAPMDRESGSNSASQKPARRSFEEELNVEKYAKAQPPEKTNSSSGDFDEIGMSSWYGSKFHGKPTASGEKFDKTKLTAAHPTLPLGSIIKVQNLENQKEVLVRVNDRGPFVKDRIIDLSEKAADTLEFKDTGVAKVGIKVIKRGGAAGEESEDLENSDDEDALLGDETGKPEKLNPQKTDYPNKPITGGKYIKGSPKGYTVQVGVFRDQGRAETYKSNLGQEYGEKTFMFTRDGLFVIQLGDFANRNAADSLKSKLKTDGIDCFIPKK, encoded by the coding sequence ATGAAACAAATAGCAATCTTAGTTGCCCTGATTATTTTTACATCTTGCGCATCCGTTGAGTCGAAACGGAGCGTCAGTGCGTCCGGAGATCCGTCCGAGATTTTCTTTGAAAAAGAAATCGCTCCGATGGATAGGGAATCCGGCTCAAACTCAGCCTCGCAAAAACCAGCGAGACGTTCTTTTGAGGAAGAACTGAACGTTGAAAAATATGCAAAGGCTCAGCCTCCAGAAAAAACGAATTCTTCTTCGGGAGATTTTGATGAGATCGGAATGTCCTCCTGGTACGGTTCCAAATTCCATGGAAAACCGACCGCGAGCGGAGAGAAATTCGATAAGACAAAGCTGACTGCGGCGCATCCGACTCTTCCACTCGGGTCCATCATCAAGGTTCAGAATTTAGAAAATCAAAAAGAAGTTTTAGTTCGTGTAAACGATAGAGGCCCTTTTGTAAAAGATAGAATTATCGATCTTTCTGAAAAAGCGGCGGATACTCTCGAATTCAAAGACACGGGAGTGGCAAAGGTCGGAATCAAGGTTATCAAACGTGGTGGGGCGGCCGGAGAAGAATCGGAAGATCTTGAAAATTCCGATGACGAAGACGCTTTGTTAGGTGATGAAACCGGAAAACCGGAAAAGCTGAATCCTCAAAAAACGGATTATCCGAACAAACCAATCACCGGCGGAAAATACATCAAAGGTTCACCGAAAGGTTACACGGTTCAAGTAGGAGTTTTTCGAGATCAAGGAAGAGCGGAAACGTACAAATCAAATCTTGGCCAAGAATATGGGGAAAAAACTTTCATGTTCACGAGGGACGGTCTGTTTGTCATTCAGTTGGGCGATTTTGCAAATAGAAACGCCGCGGATTCATTGAAGTCCAAATTAAAGACGGACGGAATCGATTGCTTTATTCCAAAAAAGTAA
- a CDS encoding tetratricopeptide repeat protein, with amino-acid sequence MTGTDISRIFNQALSLEKEGKLPEAIRLYEKIIQAQPKYQKSYLNLGALHSKQGNSRKAIEVYQEALAVGKTPELYYNIGVELYRLGEIETSIRSLKKSLELEKRFLKSHILLAYCYRQLEKDEKTELYLNNAIRIDPNNRMALTALATFHFEKERWKECLEIASKVHQLYPGDSRMQVLISEVHTRLGNFKQSFEILKLATSQAKGFTRFSDAIEESKKNPEEAAFFESLEKLTKNKLEEFRSKFEMSKENPEDFTPPSPQDALDLSLMYLFHGDKERALKYMLYAQKQLEETGAPES; translated from the coding sequence ATGACCGGGACCGATATCAGCAGAATCTTCAATCAAGCTCTTTCCTTGGAAAAGGAAGGCAAACTCCCGGAGGCGATCCGCCTATACGAAAAAATCATCCAAGCACAACCTAAGTATCAGAAATCATATTTAAATCTCGGTGCTCTTCATTCTAAACAAGGGAATTCGAGAAAGGCGATCGAAGTTTACCAGGAAGCGCTCGCAGTCGGCAAGACGCCGGAGCTTTACTATAATATCGGAGTAGAACTTTATCGGTTGGGGGAAATCGAAACTTCCATCCGTTCTCTCAAAAAATCACTCGAACTCGAAAAGCGTTTTTTAAAATCACATATCCTTCTCGCCTACTGTTATCGTCAGTTGGAAAAAGACGAGAAAACAGAACTCTATTTAAACAATGCGATTCGGATCGATCCGAACAATCGAATGGCGCTAACCGCATTGGCGACCTTTCATTTTGAAAAAGAGCGTTGGAAAGAATGTCTCGAGATCGCAAGCAAAGTGCATCAACTCTATCCTGGAGATTCTCGGATGCAGGTTTTGATTTCGGAGGTTCACACTCGACTTGGAAACTTCAAACAATCCTTTGAAATTCTCAAACTAGCTACTTCTCAAGCAAAAGGGTTTACTCGTTTTTCGGACGCGATAGAAGAATCCAAAAAAAATCCGGAGGAAGCCGCCTTTTTTGAATCCTTGGAAAAGCTTACAAAAAACAAATTGGAAGAATTTCGTTCCAAATTCGAGATGAGTAAGGAGAATCCGGAAGACTTCACACCTCCAAGTCCTCAGGATGCACTTGATCTTTCACTCATGTATTTGTTCCATGGTGATAAAGAACGAGCTCTGAAGTATATGCTCTATGCTCAGAAACAATTGGAAGAAACTGGTGCTCCGGAATCCTAA
- a CDS encoding tetratricopeptide repeat protein yields the protein MLRNNWKKLVLRNPKSYLSLLITIVVLNNCIYPIREAEILETDVSFLYMNSAEFSQAELEKVNSLWSVRGFRGKGTSAEDKNNLGILFAKNSFLDDAELSWKECLKLSPSNPICFSNLLRMHFLIDEYDSAKGEIDNFLKSAKKDQIQQLRKILNSQNRKEETVLLLDVQSRIPGMELVSWEEMSVYFLEKQDFEKVYYYLERILQINPYHKNARASMVLLAHDMEKWDDLLMFAMNLQSTDDKIPDLSYYIAKAYYEKRNYSDAMEWIRKSPDSERETLAFVELWKRVLLSINPNSDLSPIQPYIRKLQNKGLQIREEEILPTLNSSGKKTVEDIKVGR from the coding sequence ATGCTCAGAAACAATTGGAAGAAACTGGTGCTCCGGAATCCTAAAAGTTATTTATCCCTCCTTATAACGATCGTAGTTTTAAACAATTGTATTTATCCGATTCGGGAAGCCGAAATTTTAGAAACGGACGTTTCTTTTTTGTATATGAACTCGGCTGAATTCTCTCAAGCCGAATTGGAAAAAGTAAATTCCCTTTGGTCCGTTAGAGGATTTAGAGGCAAGGGGACAAGCGCGGAAGATAAGAATAATTTAGGAATTCTTTTTGCGAAGAATTCCTTTTTGGACGATGCGGAACTTTCTTGGAAAGAATGTCTCAAACTTTCTCCATCCAATCCGATCTGTTTTTCCAATCTGCTGAGAATGCACTTTCTCATCGACGAATACGATTCCGCAAAAGGGGAAATCGACAACTTTTTGAAATCGGCGAAAAAAGATCAGATTCAACAGCTACGAAAAATTTTAAATTCTCAAAATCGAAAAGAAGAAACGGTTCTCCTTCTCGACGTTCAATCGAGAATTCCAGGGATGGAATTGGTTTCTTGGGAAGAAATGAGCGTATATTTTTTGGAAAAACAGGATTTTGAAAAGGTATATTACTATCTGGAAAGAATCCTTCAGATCAATCCGTATCATAAAAACGCCCGCGCATCTATGGTCTTGCTCGCTCACGATATGGAAAAATGGGATGATCTCCTGATGTTTGCGATGAATCTTCAATCGACGGACGATAAAATCCCCGATCTGAGTTATTACATCGCAAAAGCATATTATGAAAAACGAAACTATTCCGATGCGATGGAATGGATTCGCAAAAGCCCCGACTCAGAAAGGGAAACCCTTGCGTTCGTGGAACTTTGGAAGCGCGTTCTATTATCGATCAATCCGAATAGCGATTTGAGTCCCATTCAACCCTACATTCGAAAATTACAAAACAAAGGATTACAAATTCGCGAGGAAGAAATTCTACCTACTCTGAATTCTTCCGGAAAAAAAACAGTAGAAGATATCAAGGTCGGACGTTAG
- the folP gene encoding dihydropteroate synthase — METSKESNSSQHSPVIFGVLNITEDSFSDGGKFLTLPASQTKVESLLSEGADVIDIGAQSSNVQSGLVGPEIEWARMHALIPRWIEKKMRISVDSFQPEVIRKSLEAGVEFINHIRGFVDKQSIYEASKFAGTDRKFVLMYSHNHSNRPETSSHLTTENVIREIRLFFRDRKKEMLESGISPDQLIFDPGMGFFLSPDFQISFEVLRKIKTLQEEFSPMMVSVTKKSFLGNALGGLAVSEREIATVIAELYLSIQNIEYIRTHEPKNLKQALKIWSFLHSG, encoded by the coding sequence ATGGAAACTAGCAAGGAATCGAATTCTTCCCAACATTCTCCGGTAATCTTCGGGGTTCTGAATATCACCGAAGATTCCTTTTCGGACGGTGGTAAATTTCTTACACTTCCGGCTTCCCAGACGAAAGTGGAATCCTTGCTTTCTGAAGGTGCGGATGTTATCGATATCGGCGCTCAGTCTTCCAATGTTCAATCTGGCTTGGTCGGGCCGGAGATTGAGTGGGCTCGGATGCACGCGTTGATTCCGAGATGGATCGAGAAGAAAATGCGAATCTCCGTCGATTCCTTTCAACCGGAAGTGATTCGAAAATCCTTGGAAGCGGGGGTTGAATTTATCAATCACATTCGAGGATTTGTGGATAAACAATCAATCTACGAGGCTTCAAAGTTTGCGGGAACGGATCGAAAGTTTGTGCTTATGTATTCTCACAATCATTCGAATCGTCCGGAAACATCTTCTCACCTAACGACGGAAAATGTAATCCGCGAGATTCGGTTATTTTTCAGAGATAGAAAAAAAGAAATGTTAGAATCGGGAATTTCTCCCGATCAATTGATCTTCGATCCTGGCATGGGCTTTTTCCTGAGTCCTGATTTCCAGATCAGTTTTGAAGTTCTTAGAAAAATCAAGACCCTCCAAGAAGAATTTTCACCAATGATGGTTTCCGTTACTAAGAAATCTTTTTTAGGAAATGCGCTCGGCGGCCTTGCGGTTTCAGAGAGGGAGATTGCGACAGTGATCGCGGAGCTTTATCTGTCTATTCAGAATATTGAATATATTAGAACTCACGAACCCAAGAATCTAAAACAAGCTCTTAAAATTTGGAGTTTTCTTCATTCAGGATAA
- a CDS encoding OmpA family protein, with product MRTFSKFLFYIFLCGLSPIFSQPLPDLPEKQFGPPLNTQNDEYNPLISPDGKYIVFQSNRPGGEGGMDIWISENVQYLDREVPAEWTKPVNMNQNIREELRRAPTAGVRKPNLFNSNAFEGGISILFDANQAPSEIYFTSTLNPSVNRTGFEGLNIYRTIKDKKTGRWSDPEHLSEINSNFNDKMPAISPDGTFLIFSSDRPGGYGDFDLWISVRNSKNGTWSQPKNLGSPLNSSESEILPFIHQDGEQLYFSSNREDERKKFKIYRIFLIYKSALDNMLEDEEDAEETPVIKTSESLIPKVDQSSLLLLPKPFNSEKWEGFDNEGISFDQDGIWAYISSNRTGGEGQFDIYRFQVPESLRNSYNLNFKGLVLDGSEKTMIGLDSTLKIYDGNKPAVVITSKRIGGDLTRGKPSNFATTLQTGKIYKVEISSPGFHPQEDILDLRGNIGKNRKVYRTYVLLPIKTGEGKAEENAKIEEPSVKNNQLTAVSGLRVVVADEKTKEILQDAKVTLFTPMNRKGENLIQESDKKSFLVNKLPESDFELFAIAPKYISESVNISQKNISKNGTVTIFLKAEKDVDPIYNLRIYFEFNKTKITEENKKLLNPLVDYLVKNASDKIEIGGHTDNVASKEYNTRLSAKRARNVYEYLISKGISEKRIKARAYWYSQPDAENETETGRSKNRRVGFRKL from the coding sequence ATGCGTACTTTTTCTAAATTCTTATTCTATATATTTCTTTGCGGTCTCTCTCCTATTTTTTCACAACCACTTCCGGACTTACCGGAAAAACAATTCGGGCCTCCGCTCAACACACAAAATGACGAATACAATCCTTTAATTAGTCCGGATGGAAAGTACATCGTATTCCAATCCAATCGTCCCGGAGGCGAAGGTGGAATGGATATTTGGATCTCAGAAAACGTTCAATATCTTGATAGGGAAGTTCCGGCGGAATGGACGAAGCCTGTAAACATGAATCAAAACATTCGAGAAGAATTAAGACGAGCGCCTACCGCCGGCGTTCGTAAGCCGAACCTCTTCAACTCAAATGCGTTTGAAGGTGGAATCTCGATTTTATTCGACGCAAATCAAGCACCTTCTGAAATTTATTTTACTTCCACTCTCAATCCCTCCGTTAACCGAACAGGTTTCGAAGGCTTGAATATTTATCGTACGATCAAGGATAAAAAGACCGGACGCTGGAGTGATCCGGAGCACTTGAGCGAAATCAACTCCAACTTCAACGATAAGATGCCGGCCATTTCTCCCGATGGAACCTTTCTGATTTTTTCTTCGGATCGTCCAGGAGGTTACGGTGATTTCGATCTTTGGATTTCCGTTCGAAATAGTAAGAATGGAACCTGGTCACAACCGAAAAACTTAGGTTCTCCTCTGAATTCTTCCGAAAGCGAAATTCTACCTTTTATCCATCAAGACGGAGAACAGCTCTATTTCAGTTCCAATCGGGAAGATGAAAGAAAGAAGTTTAAGATTTATCGAATTTTCTTAATATACAAATCCGCGTTAGACAATATGCTCGAGGACGAAGAAGACGCGGAAGAAACGCCCGTGATAAAAACTTCGGAGTCCTTAATACCGAAGGTGGATCAATCCTCTCTTCTTCTCTTACCAAAACCTTTCAATTCTGAAAAATGGGAAGGTTTTGATAACGAAGGCATTAGCTTTGATCAGGACGGAATCTGGGCCTATATTTCCTCCAATCGAACCGGCGGTGAAGGACAGTTTGATATATATCGATTTCAGGTTCCGGAATCGCTTCGAAATTCTTATAACCTCAACTTCAAAGGTCTGGTCTTAGACGGATCGGAAAAAACGATGATCGGACTCGATTCCACGCTCAAAATTTACGACGGGAATAAGCCGGCGGTCGTCATTACCTCGAAAAGAATCGGAGGCGACCTCACTAGGGGAAAACCGTCTAACTTCGCCACTACGCTTCAAACGGGTAAAATTTATAAAGTAGAAATCAGTTCACCGGGCTTCCACCCGCAAGAGGATATTCTAGATCTACGCGGAAACATCGGGAAGAACCGAAAAGTTTATCGGACTTATGTCTTACTCCCGATCAAAACGGGAGAAGGCAAAGCGGAAGAGAATGCAAAGATAGAGGAACCTTCCGTTAAGAACAATCAGCTAACCGCCGTTTCAGGATTAAGAGTGGTCGTTGCCGATGAAAAGACGAAAGAAATTCTCCAAGATGCAAAAGTAACACTTTTTACACCAATGAATCGCAAAGGGGAAAATCTGATTCAAGAGTCGGATAAAAAATCCTTTTTAGTAAATAAATTGCCCGAATCCGATTTCGAATTATTTGCGATTGCACCAAAATATATTTCTGAAAGTGTGAACATTAGTCAAAAAAATATTTCCAAAAATGGAACCGTTACAATTTTTCTTAAAGCCGAGAAGGACGTAGATCCGATCTATAATCTACGCATTTATTTCGAATTTAATAAAACAAAAATCACGGAAGAGAATAAAAAGTTATTAAATCCTCTTGTAGACTATCTGGTGAAAAATGCGTCCGATAAAATTGAAATTGGGGGACACACGGATAACGTGGCCTCTAAGGAATACAACACGAGGTTAAGCGCCAAAAGAGCTCGTAACGTATATGAATATCTCATTTCAAAAGGAATTTCGGAAAAGAGAATCAAAGCAAGGGCCTATTGGTATTCACAACCGGATGCAGAAAATGAAACAGAAACTGGAAGATCAAAAAACAGAAGAGTTGGTTTTCGGAAACTCTAA
- a CDS encoding DUF1577 domain-containing protein: MNVMYQKYLQAPRSWETIEDLNKIKYILKEYIHFQGLLVKESPFHQELRPMEIREDGTFVFPIDSSLTNLDNELVLYRTLSKHIEIGFQVVEKNDLQIVCKPVFAKIAKTQRMSPRIEGLIGKVVAHKFLIPRKELEIKKVLGTSGQIILNDLNRKIKQIYPSAHLIFNSSEERSPEEELVMKHKKPIYISDTNTMASDFSNELAELDLLPVKQVLQEELILEERIRFFKSSKVRSLLIFPILFKSGGESQIFAMGVIESSDGPVSEKVVPLYLEMEEIFNSRMGDSNTKALDIKQNVLNISEGGMLLEVTESQLIESFLHKPSFTADITFKMQAPLRFAFHIRHIFQVGEIYHVGAEIVGSNDAKANMTLLKKNMNFIKTQ, encoded by the coding sequence ATGAACGTAATGTATCAAAAATATTTGCAGGCTCCTCGATCTTGGGAAACCATTGAGGACCTGAATAAAATAAAATATATCCTAAAGGAATACATTCACTTTCAGGGATTGTTGGTAAAAGAATCGCCCTTCCACCAAGAACTAAGGCCGATGGAAATCAGAGAAGACGGAACGTTCGTCTTTCCTATCGATTCTTCTTTAACGAATCTGGACAATGAACTCGTATTATACAGAACTCTATCAAAACATATTGAAATCGGATTTCAAGTCGTAGAGAAAAACGATTTGCAGATCGTTTGCAAACCCGTCTTTGCAAAGATCGCAAAAACCCAAAGAATGTCTCCGCGAATCGAGGGCCTGATCGGCAAAGTCGTCGCACATAAGTTTCTCATTCCGCGAAAGGAATTGGAAATCAAGAAAGTATTGGGCACTTCAGGTCAGATCATTCTCAACGACCTCAACCGGAAAATTAAACAGATCTACCCAAGCGCACATTTAATTTTCAATTCTTCGGAAGAACGTTCACCGGAAGAAGAATTGGTGATGAAGCATAAAAAGCCGATCTACATCAGCGATACGAACACGATGGCGTCGGACTTCTCGAACGAACTCGCAGAATTAGATTTACTGCCCGTAAAACAAGTTCTTCAAGAAGAATTGATCTTAGAAGAACGAATTCGATTCTTCAAGAGCAGTAAAGTTCGCTCGCTTTTGATTTTCCCGATTCTTTTTAAGAGTGGTGGAGAATCTCAAATATTCGCCATGGGCGTGATCGAATCCAGTGATGGGCCGGTATCGGAAAAAGTAGTTCCTCTTTACCTTGAAATGGAAGAAATTTTTAACTCACGAATGGGTGATTCCAATACCAAAGCCTTGGACATCAAGCAAAATGTCCTCAATATTTCGGAAGGTGGAATGCTTCTGGAAGTGACAGAGTCACAATTGATCGAATCCTTTTTACACAAACCGTCTTTTACGGCGGACATTACTTTTAAGATGCAGGCCCCGTTGCGGTTTGCGTTTCATATCCGACATATTTTTCAGGTCGGAGAAATCTACCACGTGGGCGCAGAAATAGTTGGCTCCAATGATGCTAAGGCAAATATGACTCTATTGAAGAAAAATATGAACTTCATTAAGACTCAGTAA
- the hisS gene encoding histidine--tRNA ligase, whose amino-acid sequence MENQKNFLTTAPYKGTRDFYPEEMRLRNWMFSVMRETVLSFGYQEYDGPILESFDLYKAKSGEEIVERQLYDFIDKGERRVAIRPEMTPTLARMVAGNLRNLPRPVRWFSIPNLWRYEQPGKGRLREHWQLNVDLFGVDTYRAEVEILLIADSILKKFGAPEGSYQIKVSHRKLLDSFLKTTLKLNDDQVHGVSKLLDKKSKISVEAFEAEIRPLLNDGPKQLLLIESYLSSTLENVSEIPGIDSESVSFIRNLFHELGELGVGKQLTFDPSIIRGFDYYTGCIFEVFDTNPENRRSLYGGGRYDNLIGLFSKEQLSGIGFGLGDVTLKNFLEGHNLIPELGRQKTVFLPIMEESLFLETSKLSKELRENGILTETMLDSAKIGKQIQVAEKKGYRYVLFLGESEIQSESVQIKDLVSGEQKNLPRKGLSEILKKDFQL is encoded by the coding sequence TTGGAAAATCAGAAGAACTTTTTAACTACAGCCCCGTACAAAGGGACCAGAGACTTTTATCCTGAAGAGATGCGTCTTCGCAACTGGATGTTTTCCGTAATGCGCGAGACAGTTCTTTCTTTTGGTTACCAAGAATACGACGGTCCTATATTAGAATCTTTCGATCTCTACAAAGCCAAAAGCGGAGAGGAAATCGTAGAACGTCAATTATACGATTTTATAGATAAAGGCGAGCGAAGAGTTGCGATTCGTCCTGAAATGACTCCGACTCTCGCCAGAATGGTAGCCGGAAATCTCCGCAATCTGCCGAGACCGGTTCGCTGGTTTTCCATCCCGAATTTATGGCGTTATGAACAACCCGGAAAAGGGAGACTGAGAGAACACTGGCAATTAAACGTAGATTTGTTCGGAGTGGATACCTATCGCGCCGAAGTCGAGATTTTGCTGATAGCGGATTCCATTCTGAAAAAATTCGGCGCACCCGAAGGAAGTTATCAGATTAAGGTTTCGCATAGAAAGCTTCTTGATAGCTTTTTAAAAACTACCTTGAAATTAAATGACGATCAAGTTCACGGGGTTTCCAAACTCTTGGATAAAAAGTCAAAAATTTCCGTGGAAGCATTCGAGGCAGAGATTCGTCCCCTCTTAAACGATGGGCCGAAACAACTCCTACTAATTGAAAGTTACCTTTCTTCCACCTTGGAGAATGTTTCGGAAATCCCAGGCATTGATTCGGAATCGGTTTCCTTTATCAGAAATCTCTTTCACGAATTAGGAGAACTGGGAGTTGGAAAACAACTGACCTTCGACCCGTCTATCATTCGAGGATTTGATTATTATACCGGTTGTATTTTTGAAGTTTTTGATACGAACCCGGAAAACAGACGATCTCTTTACGGTGGAGGTCGATACGATAACTTAATCGGATTGTTTTCGAAAGAGCAACTTTCCGGAATCGGATTCGGGTTAGGCGACGTCACTCTTAAGAATTTTCTCGAAGGTCATAATTTGATTCCGGAGTTAGGAAGACAAAAGACGGTTTTTCTTCCGATTATGGAAGAATCACTATTCTTAGAAACCTCTAAACTATCAAAGGAACTTCGTGAGAATGGAATCCTCACCGAAACGATGTTAGATTCCGCAAAGATCGGAAAACAAATTCAGGTCGCGGAAAAAAAAGGTTATCGTTATGTATTGTTTCTCGGAGAATCGGAAATTCAATCGGAATCCGTCCAGATAAAAGATTTGGTTTCCGGAGAACAGAAAAATCTCCCGCGAAAAGGGCTTTCCGAAATTCTGAAAAAAGATTTTCAACTTTGA
- a CDS encoding phosphatase PAP2 family protein has translation MIQLVDKIDFSLSTWIRANLHNPRLNHILSKINRGEVFLIILLPFLFLKNDLPIAWYWVLLFTGAVTYANDRFVLFLKKLIARKRPLITVAGKVDSNPDMKHSFPSAHAANSMTAVLILVFLFKFSPALILISFLAGFGRLLSLHHFVSDVIGGWIIGSIFGAMGLFFGSALLRFCCA, from the coding sequence TTGATACAACTCGTAGATAAGATCGACTTTTCACTTTCAACTTGGATCCGTGCGAATTTGCACAACCCCAGGCTGAATCATATTCTTTCCAAAATCAATCGTGGAGAAGTGTTTCTTATTATTCTTCTTCCTTTCTTATTTTTAAAGAATGATTTACCTATCGCTTGGTATTGGGTCCTCTTATTTACAGGTGCCGTAACGTATGCGAATGATCGATTTGTTTTATTCTTAAAAAAGTTAATCGCGAGAAAAAGACCTTTGATTACCGTCGCAGGCAAAGTGGATTCAAATCCGGATATGAAACATTCGTTTCCGTCCGCGCACGCCGCAAACTCGATGACTGCAGTTTTGATTCTTGTCTTTTTATTTAAATTTTCTCCGGCCCTGATTCTGATCAGTTTCTTAGCCGGATTTGGAAGGTTGCTTTCACTCCATCACTTCGTGAGCGACGTGATCGGCGGATGGATCATCGGATCCATCTTTGGAGCAATGGGATTATTTTTTGGGAGCGCTCTTCTTAGGTTTTGCTGTGCTTGA